A window from Agrobacterium tumefaciens encodes these proteins:
- a CDS encoding LysR family transcriptional regulator, protein MTSLRRKLLPSTSALAAFDSVARLGSFSAAADELALTQGAISRQVMSLEEQLGVRLFERGARGVALTTEGRAYAKSIASALGEIRSASLQIMTKTHGNTLNLAMLPTFGTRWLLPRIPDFVANHPEITINFATRIGQFDFEREQLDMAIHIGQADWPGAESTFLMHEMVAPVCSPQFLSAHPVEKGEDIAALPLLHMASRPGAWGHWFESLGLSLALPQGMRFEQFSSVAQACIAGLGVALMPLFLIDNELKSRQLVKAFDHQARSPSSYYAVAPLSRANHAPVVLFRDWLVRQVEAYRAASTQAL, encoded by the coding sequence ATGACGTCTCTCCGCCGTAAACTCCTGCCATCCACCAGCGCGCTCGCCGCTTTCGATTCCGTTGCCAGGCTCGGTAGCTTTTCAGCTGCGGCCGATGAGCTGGCGCTGACACAGGGGGCGATCAGCCGGCAGGTTATGTCATTGGAAGAACAGCTTGGCGTGCGGCTTTTCGAGCGCGGCGCGCGCGGCGTGGCGCTGACGACCGAAGGCCGTGCTTATGCGAAATCCATCGCCTCGGCGCTTGGCGAGATACGCTCCGCCTCGCTGCAGATCATGACCAAAACGCATGGCAATACGCTGAACCTCGCGATGCTGCCCACCTTCGGCACCCGCTGGCTTCTGCCGCGTATCCCGGATTTCGTGGCGAACCATCCGGAAATCACCATCAATTTCGCCACCCGCATCGGCCAGTTCGACTTTGAGCGTGAGCAGCTGGATATGGCGATCCATATCGGCCAGGCCGACTGGCCGGGGGCTGAAAGCACCTTTCTCATGCATGAAATGGTCGCGCCGGTCTGCAGCCCGCAATTCCTCAGCGCCCACCCGGTGGAAAAGGGGGAGGATATCGCCGCCCTGCCTCTGCTGCATATGGCGTCGCGGCCGGGAGCATGGGGTCACTGGTTCGAAAGTCTCGGCCTGTCACTCGCGCTGCCACAGGGCATGCGTTTCGAACAATTTTCCAGCGTGGCGCAGGCCTGTATCGCCGGGCTTGGCGTGGCGCTGATGCCGCTGTTCCTGATCGATAATGAACTGAAGTCCCGCCAGCTGGTGAAGGCCTTCGATCATCAGGCACGAAGCCCCAGTTCCTATTATGCGGTGGCGCCGCTTTCGCGTGCCAATCACGCCCCGGTCGTGCTGTTTCGTGACTGGCTGGTGCGGCAGGTGGAGGCTTATCGCGCAGCCAGCACCCAGGCCTTGTAA
- a CDS encoding LacI family DNA-binding transcriptional regulator, with protein sequence MASSRPATNLSAIAAALGVSVATVSNALSGKGRVSPDLVERIRRTASELGYVPSSAGRALRTGRSGVLGLVLPDIANPLFPQIAQAIEKAAVSAGYGVLIADARGEIAMQTDAINRLIERGVDGMVIVPRRGTRISDVDCPVAVIDSPSTPGNTVAADHWDGGRQVGDYLASLGHRKVVLVGKNRDSNVQNDRLGGIRDGLGKVCVTRTLWIDSIEEADGAGCRLGLADLVADGFTAFAAVSDLHALRALTELQREGIEVPEEASVTGFDDLIFSAVVTPPLTTMRMDMGRIADLAVGALLRAIDSAGENGIAGEVTAEVSKVPMALIMRGSTGKTKHDAIEAKKTTAGELTP encoded by the coding sequence ATGGCGTCGTCACGGCCTGCCACCAATCTGAGCGCGATAGCAGCGGCACTCGGCGTGTCGGTGGCAACGGTGTCTAATGCACTCTCCGGCAAGGGCCGCGTTTCACCTGATCTGGTGGAGCGTATCCGCAGGACGGCCAGCGAACTGGGTTATGTGCCGAGTTCGGCGGGCAGGGCGCTGCGCACCGGCAGATCGGGCGTTCTGGGGCTGGTACTGCCCGATATCGCCAACCCTCTCTTCCCGCAGATTGCCCAGGCCATTGAAAAGGCGGCTGTCTCCGCCGGCTACGGCGTGCTGATTGCCGATGCGCGCGGCGAGATCGCCATGCAGACGGACGCCATCAATCGGCTGATCGAGCGCGGGGTGGATGGCATGGTGATTGTTCCCCGTCGCGGCACGCGTATCTCAGACGTCGATTGCCCGGTTGCCGTCATCGACAGCCCTTCGACACCAGGCAATACTGTCGCCGCCGACCATTGGGATGGCGGCCGGCAGGTGGGTGACTATCTGGCAAGCCTTGGCCACCGCAAGGTGGTGTTGGTGGGCAAAAACCGGGATTCCAACGTGCAGAACGACCGTCTCGGCGGCATTCGGGATGGTCTCGGCAAGGTCTGCGTGACCCGGACGCTCTGGATCGACAGCATCGAAGAGGCTGACGGGGCGGGCTGCCGGTTGGGGCTTGCCGATCTGGTGGCGGATGGTTTTACCGCCTTTGCCGCCGTTTCCGATCTGCATGCCCTGCGGGCGCTGACCGAATTGCAGCGCGAGGGCATCGAGGTGCCGGAAGAGGCAAGTGTCACCGGCTTTGACGATCTCATCTTTTCCGCCGTCGTCACCCCGCCGCTCACGACCATGCGCATGGACATGGGCCGCATCGCCGATCTGGCGGTTGGAGCGTTGCTGCGCGCCATCGACAGCGCGGGCGAAAACGGCATCGCGGGCGAAGTGACCGCGGAAGTCTCGAAAGTACCGATGGCGCTGATCATGCGCGGTTCCACCGGCAAGACAAAGCATGATGCGATTGAAGCCAAAAAAACGACAGCAGGAGAACTCACACCATGA
- a CDS encoding ABC transporter substrate-binding protein has translation MKKIIFASGTALMLTMGAAQAQDKTLTISVYAFAQDEFKELVYTPFEQKCGCKLVVETGNSVERLAKMEANKANPVVDLAIVSMADALSATRKDLIQKIDASKVPNIENLYDIAKDPNGDGMSVGVNFYATSIVYRTDKMKIDSWADLLKDGIVDHVAFPNVTTNQGPPALYMLGKAIGKDTPDLAGAIEAVGEKKDDIVTFYVKSSQLVQLMQQEEIWAAPIGRFSWAPFTKLDLPLAWATPKEGQTGGMNVLVVPKGGKNEELALQFMDFWLSTDVQKALAEKLVDSPTNKQVKVSDEVANNITYGDETARSLQLIPSDVTLDNRDKWLSEWNAKVGQ, from the coding sequence ATGAAAAAAATCATTTTTGCATCGGGCACCGCCCTGATGCTGACGATGGGAGCGGCGCAGGCGCAGGACAAGACGCTGACGATTTCCGTCTACGCCTTTGCGCAGGATGAATTCAAGGAACTGGTCTATACGCCTTTCGAGCAGAAATGCGGCTGCAAGCTGGTGGTTGAGACCGGTAACAGCGTCGAGCGACTGGCCAAGATGGAGGCCAACAAGGCCAATCCGGTTGTCGATCTCGCCATCGTTTCCATGGCCGATGCCCTCTCCGCCACCCGCAAGGACCTGATCCAGAAGATCGACGCGTCCAAGGTTCCGAATATCGAAAACCTCTACGACATTGCCAAGGATCCGAATGGCGACGGCATGAGCGTCGGCGTCAATTTCTACGCCACCTCCATCGTCTACCGCACGGACAAGATGAAGATCGACAGCTGGGCCGATCTTTTGAAGGACGGCATTGTCGACCACGTCGCCTTCCCGAACGTCACCACCAACCAGGGCCCGCCGGCGCTTTACATGCTGGGCAAGGCCATCGGCAAGGATACACCTGATCTTGCTGGCGCCATCGAGGCTGTGGGTGAGAAGAAGGACGATATCGTCACCTTCTACGTCAAGTCCTCGCAGCTGGTGCAGCTCATGCAGCAGGAAGAAATCTGGGCAGCGCCGATCGGCCGCTTCTCCTGGGCGCCTTTCACCAAGCTTGATCTGCCGCTCGCCTGGGCAACGCCCAAGGAAGGCCAGACCGGCGGCATGAACGTGCTCGTGGTGCCTAAGGGCGGAAAGAACGAGGAGCTTGCGCTGCAATTCATGGATTTCTGGCTGTCGACCGACGTTCAGAAGGCGCTGGCTGAAAAGCTGGTGGATAGCCCGACCAACAAACAGGTCAAGGTGTCCGATGAGGTGGCGAACAACATCACCTATGGTGACGAAACCGCCCGCAGCCTGCAGCTCATTCCGTCCGACGTGACGCTTGATAACCGCGACAAGTGGCTGTCGGAGTGGAACGCCAAGGTCGGCCAGTAA